The following proteins are encoded in a genomic region of Methanomassiliicoccales archaeon:
- the nifB gene encoding nitrogenase cofactor biosynthesis protein NifB, whose translation MEGAGLNEIPLYVQQMLETHPCYNEKAHKSFARMHLPIAPRCNIQCNYCSRKYDCMNESRPGVTSELLSPEDAINKIRIVKKKIPQLSVIGIAGPGDPLANEETFTTLEIVKQEFPELTLCLSTNGLNLPRSVERLKALGVKFVTVTINAVDPAVGEKMYDFVIWDGKVLRGREAAERLLTNQLEGIKMCTDAGILVKANIVMVPTINADHIPEIAKKVKELGAYIVNIIPLIPVPGTRFEKMLAPTPEQRKNLQDMCEGDIRQMRHCRFCRADAIGMLDIDRSAEFAHITCGAREAPEGGPIGIQMEGRTKYRVAVASSDGKNVDQHFGQAREFHLYDVEEGKMILVGRVHTNPFLEESMFGEKHRTKIERMVTALKGADIVLTSGFGERAEAEIRARGMQPYLKDGPLEDAVRCAVSDLFERRAQVFE comes from the coding sequence ATGGAGGGAGCTGGCCTGAACGAGATACCTCTCTATGTCCAGCAGATGCTCGAGACGCATCCGTGCTATAATGAGAAGGCACACAAGAGCTTTGCCCGCATGCACCTTCCGATCGCGCCCAGGTGCAACATCCAGTGCAACTATTGCAGCCGAAAGTATGATTGCATGAACGAATCTCGCCCTGGCGTTACCAGCGAGCTGCTCTCGCCCGAGGACGCGATAAACAAGATTCGCATAGTGAAGAAGAAGATACCCCAGCTGAGTGTGATCGGCATCGCTGGACCGGGGGACCCCCTGGCCAACGAGGAGACATTCACCACGCTGGAGATAGTGAAGCAGGAATTCCCGGAGCTGACGCTCTGCTTGAGCACCAATGGCTTGAACCTGCCGCGTTCCGTGGAGAGGCTGAAGGCATTGGGGGTCAAGTTCGTGACCGTTACCATAAACGCCGTGGACCCAGCGGTCGGCGAGAAGATGTATGATTTCGTCATCTGGGACGGTAAGGTCTTGCGAGGAAGGGAGGCCGCGGAAAGATTGCTCACCAATCAGCTGGAGGGCATTAAGATGTGCACCGACGCCGGCATCCTGGTGAAGGCGAACATCGTCATGGTCCCGACGATTAATGCGGACCACATCCCTGAGATCGCGAAGAAGGTCAAAGAACTGGGAGCGTACATCGTAAACATCATTCCGCTGATACCGGTCCCTGGCACCAGGTTCGAGAAGATGCTGGCACCGACACCGGAACAAAGGAAGAACCTTCAGGACATGTGCGAAGGCGATATCCGCCAGATGCGCCACTGCCGCTTCTGCAGGGCCGATGCCATCGGGATGCTGGACATTGACCGTTCCGCCGAGTTCGCCCACATAACTTGTGGTGCTCGAGAGGCTCCGGAGGGCGGACCTATCGGCATACAGATGGAAGGGCGGACAAAATACCGTGTGGCCGTGGCCTCATCTGACGGTAAGAACGTGGACCAGCACTTTGGCCAGGCCCGGGAGTTCCATCTCTATGACGTTGAAGAGGGAAAGATGATCCTAGTGGGAAGGGTGCACACCAACCCATTCCTGGAGGAATCCATGTTCGGCGAGAAGCACCGCACCAAGATCGAGCGGATGGTCACCGCCCTGAAGGGCGCGGACATCGTTCTCACCTCCGGTTTCGGGGAAAGAGCGGAAGCGGAGATCAGGGCCAGAGGTATGCAGCCCTACCTGAAGGATGGTCCATTGGAGGATGCCGTACGCTGTGCCGTCTCCGACCTTTTCGAGCGGAGGGCACAGGTGTTCGAGTGA
- a CDS encoding succinate--CoA ligase subunit beta has translation MNLLEHEAKKLFRMYDISTPQGLAFRELNRIEGSLNNLRFPLMVKAQTTGGGRGKAGGVRTALHREEALEASERILGMRVAGMKVHAVLLEEMVEACREVYLAITINQATRCPVLLAGSAGGMDVENMPAHTIKRWTLDPLESLPPSVLDQASQFLMRDGPGLDDVRSTISSMWKLFRQMDCELVEINPLMVTEAGKAIAADAKMIIDDEALYRHPKMASLSTRELTELETLARDRGFNMVELSGDIGVLANGAGLTMAALDTLQRLGGKGGTFLDLGGTDDPNRISDALGLLSYDLARGRVRSLLVCIFGGITKCDTVAEALMVTVVDRNVKARTVVRLRGNNEEEAASMLRLAGFNVHLDLEEACLQAVKVRS, from the coding sequence ATGAATCTACTGGAACACGAGGCCAAGAAGCTCTTCAGGATGTACGACATATCTACCCCTCAAGGTCTGGCCTTCAGGGAGCTTAATCGGATCGAGGGTTCCTTGAACAACCTGCGCTTCCCCCTCATGGTGAAGGCCCAGACCACTGGAGGAGGAAGGGGGAAGGCCGGAGGGGTACGCACCGCCCTGCACCGCGAGGAGGCCCTCGAGGCCAGCGAACGCATTCTGGGGATGCGGGTGGCGGGGATGAAGGTGCACGCCGTGCTGCTCGAGGAGATGGTGGAGGCTTGTCGAGAGGTCTATCTGGCCATAACTATTAATCAGGCCACGCGCTGCCCGGTCCTATTAGCTGGCAGTGCGGGAGGGATGGACGTGGAGAACATGCCCGCCCATACCATCAAACGATGGACCTTGGACCCCCTGGAATCCCTGCCCCCCTCGGTCCTGGACCAGGCTTCGCAGTTCCTGATGCGGGACGGCCCGGGACTGGATGATGTGCGCTCCACCATCTCCTCCATGTGGAAGCTGTTCCGGCAGATGGACTGCGAACTGGTGGAGATAAATCCCCTGATGGTCACCGAGGCGGGCAAGGCCATCGCCGCGGACGCCAAGATGATCATAGACGACGAGGCCTTGTACCGTCACCCTAAGATGGCCAGTTTATCCACCAGAGAGCTCACGGAACTGGAAACCCTGGCCAGGGACAGGGGGTTTAACATGGTGGAGCTGTCAGGGGATATCGGTGTCCTTGCCAACGGTGCAGGGCTGACCATGGCCGCCCTGGACACGCTGCAGCGCCTGGGAGGGAAGGGCGGGACCTTCCTGGACCTGGGCGGTACGGACGATCCCAACCGGATATCGGACGCCCTTGGATTGCTATCGTACGATCTGGCCAGGGGGAGAGTGAGATCGCTGCTAGTGTGCATCTTCGGAGGGATAACCAAATGCGACACCGTAGCCGAGGCGCTCATGGTGACGGTCGTGGACCGGAACGTCAAGGCTCGGACCGTGGTTCGGCTGAGGGGTAATAACGAGGAGGAGGCCGCCAGCATGCTTCGCCTGGCCGGTTTCAACGTCCATCTCGATCTGGAGGAGGCCTGCCTGCAGGCAGTGAAGGTGAGATCTTGA
- a CDS encoding acetolactate synthase large subunit produces the protein MKAARLLIDCLRNEGVDRIFGIPGEENLDVMDEIHSSGMEFVLTRHEQAAAFMAGTVGRLTGRPGVCLSTLGPGATNLVSGVADAYLSNIPLIALVAQAGETRRNPPQKQVLDLLSIYRPMTKLSVSIDRPDDVPKVVDRAFKTAVKERSGPVMVQLPEDVMKMSTDATPRRSGPLKPRKAEERELEVVVNNLRTAKKPLMIVGHGALRSQATHEIKELCHAWNIPVACTWMAAGAVPFDDLLSLGTIGMRNSDLVKESYDEADLVLSVGYDVTEFQPQFWNKGTKKRVLHLGDGSAGRAKDFFMDIEVIGDLRSSLQALTDVAFRKEDWASAHRDKLLIELERPGEGAKGLVQALRRQLGRGDVLVSDVGAHLIWLAKYYPAYAENTLLLQNGLICMGAALPSAIAAKLVHPDHKVVAVVGDGGFLMSSAELETARRLGLKFVTVIFNDGGLGLIREKMQRNLGRVSNVDLGSPDIPTYARSFGAEGYTVAEKDFEPVLQDCLERDVLAVIDVKVDYSHNCLLF, from the coding sequence ATGAAGGCGGCCAGGTTGCTCATCGATTGCCTTAGGAACGAGGGCGTCGACCGTATTTTCGGAATTCCCGGAGAGGAGAACCTGGACGTTATGGACGAGATCCATTCCTCCGGAATGGAGTTCGTGCTGACCCGTCATGAGCAGGCCGCGGCCTTTATGGCCGGGACGGTGGGACGCCTGACCGGACGCCCGGGGGTCTGCCTGAGCACTTTAGGGCCCGGCGCCACAAACCTGGTGAGCGGCGTGGCTGACGCCTACCTGAGCAATATTCCTCTTATCGCTTTGGTCGCTCAGGCCGGAGAGACACGGCGCAATCCGCCGCAGAAGCAGGTGCTTGACCTGCTGTCCATCTACCGGCCTATGACCAAATTGTCGGTCAGCATCGACCGTCCCGACGACGTCCCTAAGGTCGTGGACCGGGCCTTTAAAACGGCGGTAAAGGAGAGGTCCGGACCGGTCATGGTGCAGCTACCGGAGGACGTCATGAAGATGTCGACGGACGCAACCCCTCGTAGATCAGGACCACTGAAACCGAGGAAGGCTGAGGAACGGGAACTAGAGGTCGTGGTAAATAACCTGCGTACCGCCAAAAAACCGCTCATGATCGTAGGGCACGGGGCACTTCGTAGTCAGGCTACGCATGAGATCAAGGAGCTATGCCATGCCTGGAACATTCCCGTCGCCTGCACCTGGATGGCAGCCGGGGCCGTTCCTTTCGACGACCTCCTATCGCTGGGAACCATCGGCATGCGCAACAGCGATCTGGTCAAGGAAAGTTATGATGAGGCAGACCTGGTGCTCTCTGTGGGATATGACGTCACCGAGTTCCAGCCTCAATTCTGGAACAAGGGGACGAAGAAGAGGGTGCTGCACTTGGGGGATGGCAGTGCGGGACGGGCCAAGGATTTCTTCATGGACATCGAGGTCATCGGCGATCTGCGTTCCTCCCTCCAGGCTTTGACCGATGTGGCTTTTAGAAAAGAGGATTGGGCCTCGGCTCATCGCGATAAGCTGTTGATCGAACTGGAGAGGCCGGGAGAGGGGGCAAAGGGATTGGTACAAGCCTTGAGACGCCAACTGGGCCGGGGCGACGTCCTGGTCAGCGACGTGGGCGCCCACCTGATATGGCTGGCCAAGTATTACCCTGCCTACGCGGAGAATACCCTTCTACTGCAGAACGGGCTCATCTGCATGGGAGCGGCGCTCCCTTCGGCCATCGCTGCCAAGCTGGTCCACCCGGACCACAAGGTGGTGGCGGTGGTCGGGGACGGCGGCTTCCTCATGTCCTCGGCCGAACTGGAGACGGCCAGGAGACTGGGCTTGAAATTCGTCACCGTCATTTTCAACGATGGCGGACTGGGGCTCATCCGGGAGAAGATGCAGCGCAATCTGGGTCGCGTGTCCAACGTCGACCTCGGTTCGCCAGACATTCCCACC
- the sucD gene encoding succinate--CoA ligase subunit alpha, translating into MNGPALLRSHKVMVQGITGQQGRRHTELMLEYGTRIVAGVTPGKGGYSVQGVPVFDTVEKAVAQTGATASVVFVPAPRVKEAVVEGIEAGLEAMVVITERTPVHDSMEFMARARKEGVAILGPNCPGLCLVGESKMGVMPNRIFFEGGLAIISRSGTLTYEVVQALSSAGLGQDVVLGLGGDRLLGTNMKEALEMVLERNLSGIVLIGEIGGQMEEEASLMIKELGEVDVFAYVAGVSAPPSRRMGHAGAIVSRGRGGAGEKIQALEESGVAVGRSISELVNLVSKRSSIRK; encoded by the coding sequence TTGAACGGACCGGCGCTGCTCCGCAGCCACAAGGTGATGGTTCAGGGGATAACGGGGCAGCAGGGCAGGCGGCATACCGAGCTGATGCTGGAGTACGGGACGCGCATAGTCGCCGGGGTCACCCCGGGGAAGGGCGGATATTCCGTGCAAGGCGTCCCGGTCTTCGATACCGTGGAAAAGGCGGTGGCGCAGACCGGGGCTACGGCAAGCGTCGTTTTTGTTCCCGCCCCTCGGGTCAAGGAGGCGGTGGTGGAAGGGATCGAGGCCGGCCTGGAGGCCATGGTCGTAATCACCGAAAGGACTCCGGTCCATGATTCCATGGAATTCATGGCCAGGGCCAGGAAGGAGGGCGTGGCCATACTTGGGCCTAACTGCCCGGGGCTCTGTCTGGTGGGCGAGAGCAAGATGGGGGTGATGCCCAATCGCATCTTCTTTGAAGGGGGCCTGGCCATAATCTCTCGCAGTGGGACCCTGACCTATGAGGTGGTCCAGGCCCTCAGCTCGGCTGGATTGGGGCAGGACGTGGTCCTGGGCCTGGGCGGGGACCGCCTTCTGGGAACGAACATGAAGGAAGCGCTGGAGATGGTGCTGGAACGGAACCTTTCCGGCATCGTCCTCATAGGCGAGATCGGAGGCCAGATGGAAGAGGAGGCCTCGCTGATGATAAAGGAGCTGGGCGAGGTGGACGTCTTCGCCTACGTAGCTGGCGTCTCCGCTCCGCCATCGCGCCGCATGGGGCACGCCGGGGCCATCGTCTCCCGGGGGAGAGGCGGTGCCGGAGAGAAGATTCAGGCCTTGGAAGAGTCCGGGGTGGCCGTGGGAAGGTCCATCAGCGAACTTGTGAACTTGGTCTCTAAGAGGTCATCGATCCGCAAATGA
- a CDS encoding DUF61 family protein produces the protein MNDIFNERTMQGLFSNMNQHVPTKRRSLEALLADPCPSYQGKDGTVYKLDHQELQLLAGLLDDEDIPRLKLPILIMTDTSYGDGYWKVMGKMEVKALSKLIRREPEKDDEMRVFYPYFKEIRDKLPTSTNAVFSY, from the coding sequence ATGAACGATATATTCAACGAAAGGACGATGCAGGGTTTGTTCTCCAACATGAACCAGCACGTGCCGACCAAAAGGCGCTCTCTCGAAGCTCTGCTCGCCGACCCATGTCCTTCCTACCAAGGCAAGGATGGAACGGTTTACAAACTTGACCACCAAGAGCTTCAGCTTCTTGCAGGCCTTCTGGATGACGAGGACATTCCAAGATTGAAGCTTCCGATCCTGATAATGACCGACACCTCCTACGGCGACGGATATTGGAAGGTCATGGGGAAGATGGAGGTCAAAGCGCTCTCAAAGCTCATTAGGCGCGAGCCGGAGAAAGATGACGAGATGCGCGTCTTCTATCCGTACTTCAAGGAGATCAGGGACAAACTGCCGACCTCCACCAACGCGGTCTTCTCTTACTGA
- a CDS encoding MBL fold metallo-hydrolase: MVVRSLAGMDFDSNIYLLTGEDPILVDAGTGMHHQDVMDWLSHTVKKSKVHRIVLTHRHYDHTGGAAALAKELGAEVLAHVDDARPVREGDASQTLASMFGAPSHPLEVTDLHGGEVLSTGDSDFEVIFTPGHTAGSLSLWDKEKRVLVPGDTVFIGGVGRWDLPSGNYEQLVGSVKKLLSLAPQELYPGHGESCQSGAQENILDVLHYLGES; the protein is encoded by the coding sequence ATGGTCGTCCGAAGCCTTGCTGGGATGGACTTCGATTCCAATATCTACCTTCTGACCGGCGAGGACCCCATTTTAGTTGATGCGGGCACTGGCATGCATCACCAGGACGTCATGGATTGGCTGTCCCACACGGTGAAGAAGAGCAAGGTGCACCGCATCGTGCTCACCCACCGTCATTACGACCATACCGGGGGCGCAGCCGCTCTGGCCAAAGAACTGGGGGCCGAGGTCCTGGCCCATGTCGACGATGCCCGCCCAGTCAGGGAAGGAGACGCCAGCCAGACGCTCGCTTCCATGTTCGGTGCGCCCTCGCATCCTTTGGAGGTCACCGACCTGCACGGAGGAGAGGTGCTGAGCACTGGGGATTCGGATTTCGAGGTCATATTCACACCTGGGCACACCGCCGGAAGCCTCAGCCTCTGGGACAAGGAAAAGCGGGTGCTCGTACCAGGGGACACGGTGTTCATCGGCGGGGTCGGTCGCTGGGACCTGCCGAGCGGTAATTACGAACAGCTCGTGGGTTCCGTCAAAAAGCTTTTATCCCTGGCCCCTCAGGAGCTATATCCCGGGCATGGCGAATCATGCCAAAGCGGGGCTCAGGAAAACATCTTAGACGTGTTACACTACCTCGGGGAGTCTTGA